One window from the genome of Sardina pilchardus chromosome 12, fSarPil1.1, whole genome shotgun sequence encodes:
- the tbpl1 gene encoding TATA box-binding protein-like 1, with protein MDPGNDVALDIIITNVVATFRTRCHLNLRTIALEGLNVIYKPEVGKVLMKLRKPKITASIWSSGKIICTGATSEEDAKAGARRLARVLQKLGFKVRFSAFKVVNVLAVCSLPFQIHLIQFTKNNRPIASYEPELHPAASYRIKQLRATIQIFSTGSITLTGPDVQTVATAVEQIYPLLFECRKIKH; from the exons ATGGATCCCGGCAACGATGTGGCGCTGGATATCATCATAACTAACGTCGTGGCCACCTTTAGGACCAGATGCCATCTGAATCTGCGGACCATTGCACTAGAAGGATTGAATGTCATTTACAAACCAGAAGTCGGG AAAGTATTGATGAAGCTACGTAAACCTAAAATCACCGCCTCTATCTGGTCCTCAGGAAAAATAATTTGCACTGGAGCAACAAG tgaagAGGACGCCAAGGCAGGTGCTCGAAGGCTTGCACGTGTTTTGCAGAAACTTGGATTCAAG GTGAGGTTCTCGGCCTTCAAGGTGGTAAACGTCCTGGCTGTTTGTTCTCTGCCCTTTCAAATCCACCTCATCCAGTTTACCAAGAACAACCGTCCCATCGCCAG ttatGAGCCCGAACTCCACCCTGCTGCATCATACCGCATTAAACAGCTCAGGGCGACAATACAGATCTTCTCCACTGGCAGCATCACTCTCACAg GGCCAGATGTGCAGACCGTGGCCACTGCTGTGGAACAGATCTACCCGCTGCTGTTCGAATGTCGGAAGATAAAGCACTGA